In the genome of Rhopalosiphum padi isolate XX-2018 chromosome 1, ASM2088224v1, whole genome shotgun sequence, the window actgatataaaaatatatattttacgtatgaTATTTGCTTCGTTAGCGCAAACCGGTTGCATGCGACCTCCGTTGACGCTAAAATCGACGTGACCTATCTGAGGATACTCTCCGTAAACTCCAGAGTTCGTGTGTATAACCTCTACGAAATTAGCATCATCCTTCGTCAATCGAAATTCATCCATCGTAAACAAATCTATCAGAGGTTTGGCTGGATCTAAACCTGTAACATTATTgtacgtatttaataattaaaaaaaaatatattttccttaaactattttatactacatatgCAACCATGTAATATGTGTTGCGTTTCTTACATAGTAATCAACTTATTCGCTCACATCTGAAAACATTAACTTGCCCAAGAACCTAACCAAGAATAGGTATTTGAGTAATAGTAAGATAGGTACTATAGTGTTATTTGGttcttatatgttataaattataatattcctatAAGAATAATCTGTTTTAGACTGAACAGCTgcattgaattaatatattatgtatatatgtatggaaATTGGAAAGTATGAGTTTTTTGTTAATCTGCCATCGCCTTTTTGActggtaaaaatgtaatttttcaacCTTGAGAATGATGGTTGCTGATAGATAATTGGATCTAGTTACtaattttgagtaaaatatgttttaactttttattgtaattcaaaaatgaataagacTTCGGTAGGGTAATTTtccacttaatatttatataagtattttctagagattacatagttttaaaacattttctggtattattgaactatttatagatcctcaaaatatataattggacATAAACGAtttgtttttgacaaaaactAGTTCAAACTtccgtagtatattatatagtgtattactaataaaaaaataaattactaattgcattataaatacatagtaaaaAAGGAAATATAAATAGACCGTCTCTGCtgagaatcgttttttgtatgcaGTTTcatcgaattcaaatttaacacatccgttACAGTGACCTATTCAATGACGAGGTACGCTTGACAACTAATATACAGTTTCTCCGGTTTTTTTTAACATCTTATTtcgatacaaataaataaaaacaatattttttttcaaatgtaaaataaaacgaaattttAGTGATAAACAAAAGTGATGCACTTAAGTATTTGCTTTTCAGAGtcaattgtttataaatcataacaaattGATGTATTGATCGAGTAAATTGCAGGATGTCAATCATGGTGATTGAGCCTATTGCTGCAACATGGTTGAAACTTGAAAAATTCAATATCTACAAGCTACTTCTGTTGGTCGTTATTTTCCAGTTAACGCATATTGGGATCAATAGAAATTCAGTTATATATTCAGTTTCTTACGACTAATAtcgaacaattttaattatgtataataattttataattttgtatatattgcTGTAGTTTAATTTGTAGTATGcagtataaacaaatattacccAGACActatatggaaattaaacaagTAGGTAGTTGAGTTTCGATTtacatgatattaatttaattgggtTCGGATTGATATAAGATTTTTGAGTTCAATCCAActcaaatgaataaaataatatacgaatttTCTAAATCatgatagaatttattattatataggtacgagtGTTCGAGTGTATGGTTTTCAAAAACAACAACGAAAGTACGCGGTACTCGCAGGTGAGTATAgtgactataaatatttaattttattgtacgtTAAATTAGAGCAAACCACAAGCGTTCAAATGGTGCTAAAAATAGGGGTAATCCGTATTTGCTCCCAAATTTCTAGAGTTAGCACCACGAACCACCTCACAGTCATAGAtggttatttttaactaattaatatgattttttttctataatttttttttttttttgtactaaagCATCAACGTTCTTAACGATTTGTAATAATGATGAGTGTCCCAGCTAGTGATTTGTTTTTACTATCTACAACCTTTATTCCACAGTTATGTTGTTTccgttatgtttttataaatatgtattgtatacttCTTGGTATAAATCAAACGCTATCTCAACCCTACCTATCCTAATATCACCATCGTCGTATACTCACCGATGATCTTGTGCTGTCTCTCCGTCAAGTGATTGCTAATCATGCCGCATATGTGAGCCCCGAGACTGTGGCCAACGCAGTGTATATGATAAATGGAAGCGCCCGAATAAGTGAGATGGGCGTACAGTTGAGCGGTGCACTGACTCACTAACCGTGTGTTTCTTAGTGACGACAAGTAACAGGGATACACGGTCAACGGACTCCAATCCACCATGAACACGTTAAAGTCTCCACGCATCAAGTAGGCTGCGTGTAAAATTTACCGCAATTATAACgatagttgtaatataaaattgatttgatcgttacgattaataatattaactgtatgtgtgtctatattatatggtatttatCATTAgcgttacaaataatattaaattactactactactactaataataataataatatactcgacaGATTAATAAGAAACGATAATATAGCATCATAAGAGTGCGACTGTATAGATAGttccgcttaatgtgatcaTTGACTTATAGAACCAATCGTTTATTGGAAACACAAAATTTAAACCTGAAGCATATCAgatgtttgtaattttattgatctttcaacgttttaataaaacatataactgTATGTACCGAATAATTGAATTACTTTTATCtagtagatatttaataaataatagtaattgaaATCCAAGCTGTTTAATTATCATCATAGTCATAACATAactattacctatacaattttaggataatacaaaaataaactacaGATTTATGCCACGATCAAGCACAATAAACTGcctatattaatagttttttttatcatagagGTTTTTTTTCAATGACATGCAcactgtgttttatttttatcatatacataataataataataacgaatagaTAAACGCAATTTTTATGGAATTAACCAGTCAATAGGATCAAAATGATCTGTGCAAACTCAATCACATCAAACGGAACTCACTATGTATAAAAGGTGTACTGCCATATCTGCAGTAATATAGCAACACTATAATCGAAATGActggtatgtattataatattattaaattattttaaatactggtAAAATTGTTGAAGCCGCAAGTCCAAACATAATAGGTACGTTTAATAaccattaaaatttcaataaattatttataataatattatacaatattttatgttatagaatataaattataatattgtcatctctcgtgagattaaaaaaatatattaccatttCTTAGTATGACCATGAGCTTATTATTTTCCGATCCGTTAAACCCATGTATGACGATAACGTTCTTTTTATTTGGATTCCAACCACTATTATACAAAGACCACTTGTCTCTCATATCGATTTTAATCCTTCTTCTTAGATCACtatttataaacacatataataggaatacacaaatatataattgtatacaaaccaataaactataaatgaaaCGTTTGAGTGCCACAATATAGTACGTGAGTTTCAatcgtatgaaaataaaaaataaataaaaaaaacacctcGTGTACAAGTAAAACGTTACGTCGGGGTCTGGACACTGAAACGTTTGTTTGAATTTGCATCTCCAATAAGTCAAATCACTTGAACCGAAAAATATACCTGAAactgtttttacaataatttttattggtgttgttaatatacataatattcataataatggaGAAAAAAGACTCAGAACATTAATTTAGTGTGAATGCCCATTGAACAATGgagtgtattattatgtatttatttttaaggttaaacatttattgtaataCCCATTCGTAACGAATTGAAGACGGTTTCGATTCAACTGGAATAAAATGGTATGatgaatgtaatatttat includes:
- the LOC132918207 gene encoding phospholipase A1 1-like isoform X2, with amino-acid sequence MVSGIFFGSSDLTYWRCKFKQTFQCPDPDVTFYLYTSDLRRRIKIDMRDKWSLYNSGWNPNKKNVIVIHGFNGSENNKLMVILRNAYLMRGDFNVFMVDWSPLTVYPCYLSSLRNTRLVSQCTAQLYAHLTYSGASIYHIHCVGHSLGAHICGMISNHLTERQHKIIGLDPAKPLIDLFTMDEFRLTKDDANFVEVIHTNSGVYGEYPQIGHVDFSVNGGRMQPVCANEANIIQQSRCSHFKSVCYFALSLSKRRNMFLGVECTETCDSVVLPSFTNKIDVIPMGLQTPEWVRGTFYVAYDDPNNFCQFDG
- the LOC132918207 gene encoding phospholipase A1 1-like isoform X1; translation: MMKKSVVIEAVISILIICSVINNVSGIFFGSSDLTYWRCKFKQTFQCPDPDVTFYLYTSDLRRRIKIDMRDKWSLYNSGWNPNKKNVIVIHGFNGSENNKLMVILRNAYLMRGDFNVFMVDWSPLTVYPCYLSSLRNTRLVSQCTAQLYAHLTYSGASIYHIHCVGHSLGAHICGMISNHLTERQHKIIGLDPAKPLIDLFTMDEFRLTKDDANFVEVIHTNSGVYGEYPQIGHVDFSVNGGRMQPVCANEANIIQQSRCSHFKSVCYFALSLSKRRNMFLGVECTETCDSVVLPSFTNKIDVIPMGLQTPEWVRGTFYVAYDDPNNFCQFDG